The following proteins are encoded in a genomic region of Mesoplodon densirostris isolate mMesDen1 chromosome 12, mMesDen1 primary haplotype, whole genome shotgun sequence:
- the LOC132500276 gene encoding glycine cleavage system H protein, mitochondrial-like translates to MALRVARSVQAAVCSLRAISATNAPCPPWPWGLWAGAVRPLCTSPVLLSGRKFTDKHEWVTTENGVGTVGISSFAQEALGDVVYCSLPEVGTKLNKQEEFGALESVKAASELYSPLSGEVTEINEALAENPGLVNKSCYEDGWLIKMTLSNPSELDELMSEEAYEKYIKSIEE, encoded by the coding sequence ATGGCGCTGCGAGTGGCGCGGAGCGTGCAGGCCGCGGTCTGCAGCCTGCGCGCCATCTCTGCGACCAACGCGCCCTGCCCGCCGTGGCCCTGGGGACTGTGGGCGGGCGCCGTCCGGCCGCTGTGCACCAGCCCCGTTCTGTTGTCGGGTCGTAAATTCACAGACAAACATGAATGGGTAACAACAGAAAACGGTGTTGGAACAGTGGGAATCAGCAGTTTTGCACAGGAAGCTTTGGGAGATGTTGTTTACTGTAGTCTGCCTGAAGTTGGGACAAAATTGAACAAACAAGAGGAATTTGGTGCTTTGGAAAGTGTGAAAGCTGCTAGTGAACTCTATTCTCCTCTATCAGGAGAAGTAACTGAAATTAATGAAGCTCTAGCAGAAAATCCAGGACTTGTCAACAAATCTTGTTATGAAGATGGTTGGCTGATCAAGATGACACTCAGTAACCCTTCAGAACTAGATGAACTAATGAGTGAAGAAGCATAtgagaaatacataaaatctatTGAGGAGTGA